The Achromobacter deleyi genome has a window encoding:
- the lpxD gene encoding UDP-3-O-(3-hydroxymyristoyl)glucosamine N-acyltransferase, whose translation MPVLLDLARAPTLEALLSAANTQGLDWRISAVPGADPFRVCGIGTLSSAGRQEIAFLANPRYQSQLGATGAGAVIVSPEVAETLEAEGSARPSFALVVCKHPYLLFARIAQWFDAARRPALPAETHPSAVVAPDATIEEGVRIGPNCVVESGVRIGRDTVLGPGCVIGAGSSIGPGSRLHANVTLYEGVKVGARAIIHSGAVLGADGFGFAPDPALGKGAWGKIPQFGGVSLGDDVEIGANTTVDRGALEDTVVSDGVKLDNQIMIGHNVRIGAHTAMAACVGVAGSTTIGERCTIGGAAMLSGHLTLGDDVHVSGGTAVTSNISKPGRYTGVFPYAEHGEWQRNAAVIQQLAQLRRRVRAIEKD comes from the coding sequence ATGCCGGTTTTACTGGATCTTGCCCGCGCGCCAACACTCGAAGCACTGTTGAGCGCTGCCAACACCCAGGGATTGGACTGGCGTATCAGTGCGGTTCCCGGTGCGGACCCCTTCAGGGTGTGCGGCATCGGAACCCTATCGTCGGCCGGCCGCCAGGAAATCGCGTTCCTGGCCAATCCCCGCTACCAAAGCCAGCTTGGCGCAACCGGGGCGGGGGCGGTCATCGTCTCGCCCGAGGTGGCCGAGACGCTGGAAGCCGAAGGCAGCGCCCGCCCGTCTTTCGCGCTGGTCGTCTGTAAGCATCCCTATCTGCTGTTCGCGCGGATCGCGCAGTGGTTCGACGCCGCCCGCCGGCCCGCGCTGCCCGCCGAGACGCATCCTTCCGCGGTGGTCGCGCCTGACGCGACGATCGAAGAGGGCGTGCGTATCGGCCCCAACTGTGTCGTGGAATCCGGTGTCCGCATCGGCCGCGATACCGTGCTGGGACCGGGTTGCGTGATCGGCGCCGGCTCGTCGATCGGACCGGGCAGCCGCCTGCACGCCAATGTCACCCTGTACGAAGGCGTGAAGGTGGGCGCCAGGGCCATCATCCACAGCGGCGCTGTGCTTGGCGCGGACGGCTTCGGCTTTGCGCCGGACCCCGCCTTGGGCAAGGGCGCCTGGGGCAAGATTCCCCAGTTCGGTGGCGTGTCCCTTGGCGATGATGTCGAAATCGGCGCCAACACCACGGTTGACCGCGGCGCGCTGGAAGACACCGTGGTGTCAGACGGCGTGAAGCTGGACAACCAGATCATGATCGGCCATAACGTGCGCATCGGCGCGCATACCGCAATGGCGGCCTGCGTGGGCGTGGCGGGTTCGACGACCATCGGCGAGCGCTGCACCATCGGCGGCGCGGCCATGCTCTCGGGGCACCTGACCTTGGGCGACGACGTGCATGTCTCGGGCGGCACCGCGGTGACGTCCAATATTTCCAAGCCTGGCCGCTATACCGGGGTCTTCCCGTACGCGGAACATGGCGAATGGCAGCGCAACGCCGCCGTGATACAACAGTTGGCGCAATTGCGCCGCCGCGTGCGGGCGATTGAAAAAGACTAG
- the fabZ gene encoding 3-hydroxyacyl-ACP dehydratase FabZ: protein MELDIKGIMERLPHRYPMLLIDRVVEMVPGKSIVAIKNVSINEPFFNGHFPHHPVMPGVLIVEAMAQASALFSFTDENGGLKCEGAKTAYYLVGIDGARFRRPVVPGDQLRIEVEAERLSRSICKYQARATVDGQEVASAKLMCAIRSLEE, encoded by the coding sequence ATGGAACTCGACATCAAGGGGATCATGGAGAGGCTGCCGCATCGTTACCCGATGCTGCTGATTGATCGTGTCGTTGAAATGGTGCCCGGCAAGTCCATTGTCGCCATCAAGAACGTCTCTATCAACGAGCCGTTTTTCAACGGTCACTTTCCTCACCATCCGGTGATGCCGGGCGTGCTCATCGTTGAAGCCATGGCTCAGGCCTCGGCGCTGTTTTCGTTCACCGACGAGAACGGCGGACTGAAGTGCGAAGGCGCCAAGACGGCCTACTATCTGGTTGGTATCGATGGCGCGCGCTTTCGCCGCCCCGTCGTGCCGGGCGACCAGTTGCGCATCGAGGTCGAGGCGGAGCGCTTGAGCCGCAGCATCTGTAAATATCAAGCGCGTGCGACGGTCGACGGTCAGGAAGTGGCTTCGGCCAAGCTGATGTGCGCGATTCGTAGCCTGGAAGAGTAA
- the lpxA gene encoding acyl-ACP--UDP-N-acetylglucosamine O-acyltransferase → MAGNIHPTAVVDPAAKIDPTAVIGPFAVVGPDVTIGAGTEIGPYCMVDGVTTIGRDNRFYRYCSIGGMPQDKKYAGEPTRLTIGDRNTVREFVTLNTGTMQDGGVTTLGDDNWIMAYVHVAHDCHIGSNTILANSVQLGGHVHVGDWAIIGGLTGVHQFSRVGAHTMTGGNSSLMQDTPPFVLAAGNPCRPVGVNVEGLKRRGFSPVAISALREAYKIIYRRGLPLDAARAELRERQQSIPEAAEHLQTLLDFLDVASRGIIRP, encoded by the coding sequence ATGGCAGGAAACATCCATCCCACCGCTGTCGTCGATCCGGCGGCAAAAATCGACCCGACCGCGGTCATCGGCCCGTTCGCAGTGGTGGGGCCCGATGTGACCATCGGCGCGGGGACCGAGATCGGCCCGTACTGCATGGTCGACGGCGTGACCACCATCGGGCGCGATAACCGCTTCTACCGTTATTGCTCCATCGGCGGCATGCCGCAGGACAAGAAGTATGCGGGCGAGCCCACGCGCCTGACGATCGGCGACCGCAACACGGTGCGCGAGTTCGTCACGCTCAACACGGGCACGATGCAGGATGGCGGCGTCACCACGCTGGGCGACGACAACTGGATCATGGCCTACGTCCATGTGGCGCACGACTGCCACATCGGCAGCAACACGATCCTGGCCAATTCGGTCCAATTGGGCGGGCACGTCCACGTGGGCGACTGGGCCATCATCGGCGGCCTGACCGGCGTGCACCAGTTCTCGCGCGTTGGCGCGCACACCATGACCGGCGGCAACAGCTCGCTGATGCAGGACACGCCTCCGTTCGTCCTGGCCGCCGGCAATCCGTGCCGTCCGGTGGGTGTCAACGTCGAAGGCCTCAAGCGCCGCGGCTTCTCGCCTGTCGCCATCTCGGCGCTGCGCGAAGCCTACAAGATCATCTATCGCCGGGGCTTGCCCCTGGATGCGGCGCGCGCCGAATTGCGCGAGCGCCAGCAGAGCATTCCCGAGGCGGCCGAGCATCTGCAGACGCTGCTCGATTTTCTGGACGTCGCTTCCCGCGGCATCATCCGCCCATGA
- a CDS encoding OmpH family outer membrane protein, which produces MMSDFALKSSNSLGAKRRGKLGGSIALVGALILGSAAAIPAHAQGTKIGFVNTERILRESGPAKTAQSKIEAEFKKRDDELQRLNSSLRSQAEKFDKDAPVLSESDRVKRQRDLANLDTDLQRKRREFQEDFNRRRNEEFSGIVTKANDAIKRIAEQESYDLIIQDAVTVNPRIDITDKVIQSLGK; this is translated from the coding sequence ATGATGTCTGATTTCGCACTTAAATCATCGAATTCGCTGGGCGCAAAGCGTCGTGGCAAGCTGGGCGGCTCCATTGCCCTGGTGGGTGCGCTCATTCTCGGTTCGGCTGCCGCGATCCCCGCGCACGCACAAGGCACCAAGATCGGTTTCGTCAATACCGAGCGTATCCTGCGCGAATCGGGTCCGGCCAAGACTGCGCAAAGCAAGATCGAAGCCGAATTCAAGAAGCGCGACGACGAACTGCAGCGCCTGAACAGCAGCCTGCGCTCGCAAGCCGAGAAGTTCGACAAGGACGCGCCTGTCTTGTCGGAATCCGACCGCGTCAAGCGCCAGCGTGACCTGGCCAACCTGGATACCGACCTGCAGCGCAAGCGCCGCGAGTTCCAGGAAGACTTCAATCGCCGCCGCAACGAAGAGTTTTCGGGCATCGTGACCAAGGCCAACGACGCCATCAAGCGCATCGCTGAGCAAGAAAGCTACGACCTGATCATTCAGGACGCCGTGACGGTCAACCCGCGCATCGACATCACCGACAAGGTGATTCAGAGCCTGGGCAAGTAA
- the bamA gene encoding outer membrane protein assembly factor BamA encodes MSFRRMFHHKKGVLPGLIAALLLPAMAHAFDPFVVRDIRVEGIQRTDAGTVFGYLPVKVGEKFTEEEATEAIRRLYGTGFFTDVQIQTDNNVVVVVVQERPTIASVNFNGMREFDSKAITTSLGQVGFAEGRIFDRSMLERAEYELKQQYLSKGKYGVEVTSTVTPLPRNRVGVSFDVFEGSVARIQEIRFVGNKAFSESDLLDEFKLTTPGWLTWYTDTDKYSREKLEGDLERLRSFYLDKGYLEFSVEPPQVTISPDRQDIRITITVHEGEPYKVRSVKLAGNLLGLDKEIAALVQVKPNETFSAAQTNDSAKAITDYLGELGYAFANVNPNPQLDRAKHEADLTFYVDPSRRVYVRRIQIGGNTRTRDEVVRREMRQQEAAWYDAKDIKTSRDRVDRLGYFSDVNVKTDPVPGSPDQVDVNVDVKEKPTGMINLGVGYGSSEKAILSAGISEDNVFGSGTNLTLQLNTSKTNRAIVLSHTDPYWTKDGISRTTSAYYRVTEPWNNNDGDYRVKALGLGMNFGIPISEYDRIFLGANIERNQIDLYNNSPQAYNDFVDQYGDSTNSVIFSAGWSKDTRDSALAPTKGSYTRLKADVSTVDLQYTMLTGQQQYFVPLGGSYTLALNGMVDWGQSYGNKDYPIIKNVYAGGIGTVRGYEGSSLGSRDVKTGDYLGGTRRIVANAQLYLPFPGASKDRTLRWFIFSDAGQVSSGSGLTCTGGRNNTEVEDPCGWRFSAGVGLSWQSPMGPLQLSYARPLNSKPGDDKQSFQFQIGTGF; translated from the coding sequence ATGTCTTTTCGCCGGATGTTTCATCACAAAAAGGGTGTACTGCCGGGTCTCATCGCCGCACTGCTGTTACCGGCCATGGCCCACGCCTTCGATCCCTTTGTCGTGCGGGATATCCGCGTAGAGGGTATTCAACGAACCGACGCCGGCACCGTCTTTGGTTATCTCCCCGTCAAGGTCGGCGAGAAATTCACCGAAGAAGAAGCCACCGAAGCGATCCGCCGCCTGTACGGCACGGGCTTTTTCACCGACGTCCAGATCCAGACCGACAATAATGTCGTGGTCGTGGTCGTCCAGGAACGCCCGACCATCGCGTCCGTGAATTTCAACGGCATGCGCGAGTTCGACTCCAAGGCCATTACCACCTCGCTGGGCCAGGTCGGCTTTGCCGAGGGCCGCATTTTCGACCGCTCCATGCTCGAGCGCGCGGAATATGAACTGAAGCAGCAGTACCTGTCCAAGGGCAAGTACGGTGTCGAAGTGACCTCCACCGTGACGCCGCTGCCGCGCAACCGCGTCGGCGTGAGCTTTGACGTGTTCGAAGGCTCGGTGGCCCGCATCCAGGAAATCCGCTTCGTCGGCAACAAGGCCTTTTCGGAAAGCGACCTGCTGGACGAATTCAAGCTGACGACGCCGGGCTGGCTGACCTGGTACACCGATACCGACAAGTACTCGCGCGAAAAGCTCGAAGGCGATCTGGAGCGCCTGCGCTCGTTCTACCTGGACAAGGGCTACCTGGAATTCTCGGTGGAGCCCCCCCAGGTCACGATTTCGCCTGACCGCCAGGACATCCGCATCACGATCACCGTCCACGAAGGCGAGCCCTACAAGGTCCGCAGCGTCAAGCTGGCCGGCAATCTGCTCGGCCTGGACAAGGAAATCGCCGCGCTGGTGCAGGTCAAGCCGAACGAGACCTTCTCGGCCGCCCAGACCAACGATTCGGCCAAGGCCATCACCGACTACCTGGGTGAGCTGGGCTATGCGTTCGCCAACGTGAACCCGAACCCGCAACTCGACCGCGCCAAGCACGAAGCCGACCTAACGTTCTACGTCGATCCGAGCCGCCGCGTCTACGTGCGCCGTATCCAGATCGGCGGCAACACGCGCACGCGCGACGAGGTCGTGCGCCGCGAAATGCGCCAGCAGGAAGCCGCCTGGTACGACGCCAAGGACATCAAGACCTCGCGCGACCGCGTCGACCGCCTGGGTTACTTCAGCGACGTCAACGTCAAGACCGATCCGGTTCCGGGTTCGCCCGACCAGGTGGACGTCAACGTCGACGTGAAGGAAAAGCCCACCGGCATGATCAACCTGGGCGTGGGCTACGGCTCGTCCGAAAAGGCCATCCTTTCGGCTGGCATCAGCGAGGACAACGTCTTCGGCAGCGGCACCAACCTGACGCTGCAACTGAACACCAGCAAGACCAACCGCGCCATCGTGCTGTCGCACACCGACCCGTACTGGACCAAGGACGGCATCAGCCGCACCACGTCGGCGTACTACCGCGTGACCGAGCCCTGGAACAACAACGACGGCGACTACCGCGTCAAGGCCCTGGGCCTGGGCATGAACTTTGGTATTCCGATCTCGGAGTACGACCGGATCTTCCTGGGCGCGAACATCGAACGCAACCAGATCGACCTGTACAACAACTCGCCGCAGGCCTATAACGACTTCGTGGATCAGTATGGCGATTCCACGAATTCGGTGATCTTCAGCGCAGGCTGGTCCAAGGACACGCGCGACAGCGCGCTGGCGCCGACCAAGGGCTCGTACACCCGCCTGAAGGCCGACGTCTCGACCGTCGACCTGCAATACACGATGCTGACGGGTCAGCAGCAGTACTTCGTGCCGCTGGGCGGCTCGTACACGCTGGCCTTGAACGGCATGGTTGATTGGGGCCAGAGCTACGGCAACAAGGATTACCCCATCATCAAGAACGTCTATGCCGGCGGTATCGGCACCGTTCGCGGTTACGAAGGTTCGTCGCTGGGTTCGCGCGACGTCAAGACCGGCGACTATCTGGGCGGCACGCGCCGCATTGTCGCGAACGCCCAGCTGTACCTGCCGTTCCCGGGCGCGTCCAAGGACCGCACGTTGCGCTGGTTCATCTTCAGCGACGCCGGCCAGGTGTCGTCTGGCAGCGGCTTGACCTGCACCGGCGGACGGAACAACACCGAAGTCGAGGATCCTTGCGGCTGGCGTTTCTCGGCGGGCGTTGGCCTGTCGTGGCAGTCGCCGATGGGTCCGTTGCAGTTGTCCTATGCCCGTCCGCTCAATTCCAAGCCGGGCGACGACAAGCAAAGTTTCCAGTTCCAGATCGGGACCGGTTTCTAA
- the rnhB gene encoding ribonuclease HII, whose product MEQPDLFAAPEQPAMLTAGVDEAGRGPLAGEVYAAAVILDPARPIDGLADSKALTAVRREALALLIKERALAWCIASATVAEIDSLNILRATMLAMQRAVQGLATMPQLALVDGNQAPKLACTVQTVVKGDALVPAISAASILAKTARDADLLRLHALYPQYAFDQHKGYGTALHLQRLREHGPCAEHRRSFAPIKAFGLVS is encoded by the coding sequence GTGGAGCAGCCTGACCTGTTCGCGGCCCCCGAACAGCCCGCGATGCTGACCGCAGGCGTCGACGAGGCGGGCCGCGGCCCGCTGGCTGGCGAGGTCTACGCGGCGGCGGTCATCCTGGACCCGGCCCGGCCCATCGACGGGCTAGCCGATTCCAAGGCGCTCACGGCAGTCCGGCGCGAGGCGCTCGCCCTCCTCATCAAGGAGCGCGCGCTGGCCTGGTGCATCGCCAGTGCGACGGTGGCCGAGATCGACAGCCTGAATATCCTGCGCGCCACGATGCTGGCGATGCAGCGCGCCGTGCAGGGCCTGGCCACGATGCCGCAGCTTGCGCTGGTGGACGGCAACCAGGCGCCCAAGCTCGCTTGTACCGTGCAGACCGTCGTCAAGGGCGATGCGCTGGTGCCCGCGATTTCGGCGGCCTCCATCCTGGCCAAGACCGCGCGCGACGCGGACCTGCTGCGCCTGCATGCGTTGTATCCCCAATATGCGTTCGACCAGCACAAGGGCTACGGCACGGCGCTGCATTTGCAGCGGCTGCGCGAGCACGGCCCGTGCGCGGAACACCGGCGCAGTTTCGCCCCCATCAAGGCCTTCGGCCTGGTCTCATGA
- the lpxB gene encoding lipid-A-disaccharide synthase yields MNTRIGMVAGEPSGDLLAGRIIAGLQARDAGIRCEGIGGPQMQAREFDAWHPMHALTVFGYVDALKRLPSLLGTYRDVKRRWLAEPPAVFVGIDAPDFNLRLEHQLRQAGTPTVHFVGPSIWAWRYDRIHKIRESVSHMLVLFPFEEEIYRKEGIPVTYVGHPLAGAVPMQPDRAAARERLGIDQNARVLAILPGSRSSEIRLLAPRFLQAAQKLLKKDPALQCVVPMVNDQRRAEFLAILAQYPVPGLRCITAHDLHGEGGDRKAPVAWSVMEAASAVLVASGTATLETALFKRPMVISYVLSPWMRRIMSWKSGQERPYLPWVGLPNVLLRDFVVPELLQDDATPDKLAEATWQALTDEALIARVEARFTAMHQDLLRDTPALAAQAILEVAGGAA; encoded by the coding sequence ATGAACACGCGGATCGGCATGGTGGCCGGCGAGCCTTCGGGCGATCTGCTGGCCGGTCGCATCATTGCCGGTCTGCAAGCGCGCGACGCCGGTATCCGCTGCGAGGGTATCGGCGGGCCCCAGATGCAGGCCCGGGAATTCGACGCCTGGCATCCGATGCATGCATTGACGGTATTTGGCTATGTGGACGCGCTCAAGCGCCTGCCCAGCCTGCTCGGCACGTATCGGGACGTCAAGCGCCGCTGGCTGGCCGAGCCGCCCGCGGTCTTCGTCGGCATTGATGCACCTGATTTCAATCTGCGGCTGGAGCATCAGCTGCGGCAGGCGGGTACGCCCACGGTGCATTTCGTCGGCCCGTCGATCTGGGCATGGCGCTACGACCGCATCCACAAGATCCGCGAATCGGTATCGCACATGCTGGTGCTGTTTCCGTTCGAGGAAGAGATCTATCGCAAGGAAGGCATCCCGGTAACGTACGTCGGCCATCCGTTGGCAGGCGCCGTGCCGATGCAGCCCGACCGCGCCGCCGCGCGTGAGCGCCTGGGCATTGACCAGAACGCCCGCGTGCTGGCGATACTGCCTGGCAGCCGCTCGTCCGAGATCCGTTTGCTGGCGCCGCGCTTCCTGCAAGCCGCCCAGAAGCTGCTGAAGAAGGACCCGGCCCTGCAATGCGTGGTGCCCATGGTCAACGACCAGCGGCGCGCGGAATTCCTGGCCATCCTGGCCCAGTACCCGGTGCCCGGACTGCGCTGCATCACCGCGCATGACCTGCACGGCGAAGGCGGGGACCGCAAGGCGCCCGTGGCCTGGTCCGTCATGGAAGCCGCCTCGGCGGTGCTGGTGGCCAGCGGCACGGCCACCCTGGAAACGGCGCTGTTCAAGCGGCCCATGGTGATTTCCTATGTGCTGTCGCCCTGGATGCGCCGCATCATGTCCTGGAAGTCCGGGCAGGAACGGCCTTATCTGCCCTGGGTCGGCCTGCCGAACGTGCTGCTGCGCGATTTCGTGGTGCCCGAGCTCTTGCAGGACGACGCCACGCCCGACAAGCTGGCCGAAGCGACCTGGCAGGCGCTGACCGACGAGGCGCTGATCGCGCGCGTCGAAGCGCGGTTCACCGCCATGCATCAGGACCTGCTGCGCGATACGCCGGCGCTGGCGGCACAGGCGATCCTGGAGGTGGCCGGTGGAGCAGCCTGA